In one Silene latifolia isolate original U9 population chromosome 10, ASM4854445v1, whole genome shotgun sequence genomic region, the following are encoded:
- the LOC141607609 gene encoding uncharacterized protein LOC141607609 yields MPGDADSSKGTDDGTSTLQEQLDEMKQAMAELKYMMKNLPVGRGRERSPSRSRSRGSDSDDAISKPKKDNKNHDDRGLKLDIPDFNGDLDPEKFFDWIRQAKRVFEYKEYDEHKQFRVAILKLIKYASLWYENLKKQRKRDKKSKIDTWEKLKKHLIRRFLPRDYEQENYLKLQSLSQENLFLADYVKEFERMTIVCDLEEKEVLRVARFIKGLTPSIATRVEVQNYDGFDDVCRLALMFEKHDKARKSYAYSRGSNLDSSSYSEPEFSKPKEVQIEDPKDKGKTIAMEPKNTSSMRRYFKCQGYGHIANECPQ; encoded by the coding sequence ACACTTCAAGAACAGTTAGACGAGATGAAACAAGCTATGGCCGAGCTAAAGTAtatgatgaagaaccttccagttGGACGAGGTAGAGAACGAAGTCCAAGTCGTAGTAGGTCTCGTGGATCAGATTCGGATGATGCGATTTCCAAGCCTAAAAAGGATAACAAGAACCATGATGATCGAGGTCTAAAGCTTGACATACCTGATTTCAATGGAGATTTGGATCCCGAAAAGTTTTTCGATTGGATTAGGCAAGCTAAACGAGTTTTTGAGTACAAGGAGTACGATGAGCATAAACAATTCAGGGTTGCTATTCTAAAACTCATTAAATATGCATCATTGTGgtatgaaaatttgaaaaagcAGAGAAAGCGAGATAAGAAAAGCAAGATTGATACTTGGGAGAAACTAAAGAAACATCTTATAAGGAGATTTTTACCAAGAGACTATGAGCAAGAAAATTACCTAAAGTTGCAATCTTTATCGCAAGAAAATCTGTTCCTGGCCGATTATGTTAAAGAATTCGAAAGGATGACGATTGTTTGTGATCTTGAAGAAAAGGAAGTGCTTAGAGTTGCAAGATTCATCAAAGGACTTACGCCATCAATTGCTACTAGAGTCGAAGTTCAGAATTATGATGGGTTTGATGATGTTTGTAGATTGGCTCTAATGTTTGAAAAGCATGATAAAGCAAGGAAATCCTATGCCTATTCAAGAGGATCAAATTTAGATTCAAGTTCTTATTCGGAGCCAGAATTTAGCAAGCCTAAGGAAGTTCAAATAGAAGATCCTAAAGACAAAGGGAAAACAATTGCTATGGAGCCTAAGAATACAAGTTCTATGAGGCGATATTTCAAGtgtcaaggctatggacacatagCTAATGAGTGTCCTCAATAA